In the Kitasatospora terrestris genome, one interval contains:
- a CDS encoding D-alanine--D-alanine ligase family protein — translation MSIEQTSPNHAAKPRVAIVFGGRSSEHGISVSTAGSVLKAIDRSKYEVLPIGITHEGRWALVADAPARMSITDGRLPDVDQVAESTEGQVALPGSPASREVVLSEPGATPKVLGEVDVVLPLLHGPWGEDGTVQGLLELSGVPYVGSGVLASAVGMDKEFTKRVLESNGIFAGSYTVIKPREWETEAGRAAARSRVEALGLPLFVKPCRAGSSIGITKVKDLADLDGAIEEARRHDPKVIVELGVEGREIECAVLEFEDGPRASVPAEILVGGDFEFYDFEAKYIDSSEVEIPARLSEDETAEIRRQAVAAFEALGCEGLARVDFFLLDDGRWMVNEINTMPGFTPISAYPKMWEASGLSYSELIDRLLGAALRRSTGLR, via the coding sequence ATGAGCATCGAACAGACCTCCCCGAACCACGCGGCCAAGCCGCGCGTCGCGATCGTCTTCGGCGGCCGCAGCTCGGAGCACGGCATCTCGGTCTCCACGGCCGGCAGCGTGCTCAAGGCGATCGACCGGAGCAAGTACGAGGTGCTGCCGATCGGCATCACCCACGAGGGCCGCTGGGCGCTGGTCGCCGACGCGCCGGCCCGGATGTCCATCACCGACGGCCGGCTGCCGGACGTCGACCAGGTCGCCGAGTCGACCGAGGGCCAGGTCGCGCTGCCGGGCAGCCCGGCCAGCCGCGAGGTGGTCCTGAGCGAGCCGGGCGCCACCCCGAAGGTGCTCGGCGAGGTCGACGTGGTGCTGCCGCTGCTGCACGGCCCGTGGGGCGAGGACGGCACCGTCCAGGGCCTGCTCGAGCTCTCCGGCGTCCCGTACGTCGGCTCCGGCGTGCTCGCCAGCGCGGTCGGCATGGACAAGGAGTTCACCAAGCGGGTCCTGGAGTCCAACGGGATCTTCGCCGGCAGCTACACGGTGATCAAGCCGCGCGAGTGGGAGACCGAGGCCGGCCGGGCCGCCGCGCGCTCCCGCGTCGAGGCGCTCGGGCTGCCGCTGTTCGTCAAGCCCTGTCGGGCCGGCTCGTCCATCGGCATCACCAAGGTCAAGGACCTCGCCGACCTGGACGGGGCGATCGAGGAGGCCCGCCGGCACGACCCCAAGGTGATCGTCGAGCTGGGCGTCGAGGGCCGCGAGATCGAGTGCGCGGTGCTGGAGTTCGAGGACGGCCCGCGGGCCAGCGTCCCGGCCGAGATCCTGGTCGGCGGCGACTTCGAGTTCTACGACTTCGAGGCCAAGTACATCGACTCCTCCGAGGTCGAGATCCCGGCCAGGCTGTCGGAGGACGAGACGGCGGAGATCCGCCGGCAGGCCGTCGCCGCGTTCGAGGCACTCGGCTGCGAGGGCCTCGCCCGGGTCGACTTCTTCCTGCTGGACGACGGCCGGTGGATGGTCAACGAGATCAACACCATGCCCGGCTTCACCCCCATCTCGGCGTACCCGAAGATGTGGGAGGCCAGCGGCCTGTCCTACAGCGAGCTGATCGACCGCCTGCTCGGTGCCGCGCTGCGCCGCTCCACCGGCCTGCGCTGA
- a CDS encoding GntR family transcriptional regulator — protein MPSQEPPYQRIAEDLRRRIAAGEWSVGERLPSRARLAQDYGVGPNVLQRAQELLIEQHLLEGRAGSGTYVRQPPEQRTMVRSRLGSSFPDELKPDSYDSHSFAREPAPEHIAERLGIAPGEPTVRTRYEFFADRRPVQLADSWEPMAITRGQPVLLPERNPIGAGRGVLKRMDSIGVRVVRVVERPRPARATVEQALLLGISAGDLVTVIERTHYDDAGRAVETADLVVPDSRWEIVYELPVGEFS, from the coding sequence ATGCCGTCGCAGGAGCCCCCGTACCAGCGGATCGCCGAGGACCTGCGCCGCCGCATCGCGGCCGGCGAGTGGTCGGTCGGTGAGCGGCTGCCGTCCCGGGCCCGGCTGGCCCAGGACTACGGCGTGGGGCCGAACGTGCTGCAGCGCGCGCAGGAACTCCTCATCGAGCAGCACCTGTTGGAGGGCCGGGCCGGCTCGGGGACGTACGTCCGGCAGCCGCCGGAGCAGCGCACGATGGTCCGCTCGCGCCTGGGCTCGTCCTTCCCGGACGAGCTGAAGCCGGACAGCTACGACTCGCACTCCTTCGCCCGGGAGCCGGCGCCCGAGCACATCGCCGAGCGGCTGGGCATCGCGCCGGGCGAGCCCACCGTGCGCACCCGGTACGAGTTCTTCGCCGACCGCCGGCCGGTCCAACTCGCCGACAGCTGGGAGCCGATGGCCATCACCCGCGGCCAGCCGGTGCTGCTGCCGGAGCGGAACCCGATCGGTGCGGGGCGCGGCGTGCTGAAGCGGATGGACTCGATCGGCGTACGCGTGGTGCGGGTGGTGGAGCGTCCGCGCCCGGCGCGCGCGACCGTGGAGCAGGCTCTGCTGCTCGGCATTTCGGCGGGCGACCTGGTCACCGTCATCGAGCGGACGCACTACGACGACGCCGGCCGCGCGGTGGAGACCGCCGATCTGGTCGTTCCGGATTCCCGCTGGGAAATCGTCTACGAGCTCCCGGTCGGCGAATTCTCCTGA
- the cofC gene encoding 2-phospho-L-lactate guanylyltransferase has translation MTEDTVRPVAPVPPGPSGGGAGWSLVLPVKRLELAKSRLAGFPGARRPDLALAFALDTVTAALACREVHRVLVVTRDPAAGRRLTALGATVVADEPGGGLNPALAHGVRRARESAPHAPVAALSADLPALRAGELGRVLGAVPAVGRAFLPDAPGTGTVLLACRPGAPLSPAFGPTSRRDHASGGARELAVADVPSVRRDVDTPDDLAEALALGVGPHTAALLH, from the coding sequence ATGACAGAGGACACCGTACGCCCCGTCGCGCCCGTCCCGCCCGGACCGTCCGGTGGCGGCGCCGGCTGGTCCCTGGTGCTGCCCGTGAAGCGGCTGGAACTCGCCAAGAGCCGGCTCGCCGGTTTCCCCGGCGCACGGCGGCCGGACCTCGCCCTCGCCTTCGCCCTGGACACCGTCACCGCCGCCCTCGCCTGCCGCGAGGTCCACCGCGTCCTGGTGGTCACCCGCGACCCCGCCGCCGGCCGCCGGCTCACCGCGCTCGGCGCCACCGTCGTCGCCGACGAACCCGGCGGCGGGCTCAACCCCGCCCTCGCGCACGGCGTGCGGCGGGCGCGCGAGAGCGCCCCGCACGCGCCGGTCGCCGCCCTCTCCGCCGACCTGCCCGCCCTGCGGGCCGGTGAACTGGGCCGGGTGCTCGGCGCGGTGCCGGCCGTCGGCCGCGCCTTCCTGCCCGACGCGCCCGGCACCGGCACCGTCCTGCTCGCCTGCCGGCCCGGGGCGCCGCTCTCCCCCGCGTTCGGGCCGACCTCGCGGCGCGACCACGCGAGCGGCGGCGCCCGCGAACTCGCCGTCGCCGACGTACCGTCCGTCCGCCGGGACGTCGACACCCCCGACGACCTCGCCGAGGCCCTCGCCCTCGGCGTCGGCCCGCACACGGCCGCCCTGCTCCACTGA
- the leuD gene encoding 3-isopropylmalate dehydratase small subunit, with protein MEKFTTHTGRAVPLRRSNVDTDQIIPAHWLKKVTRSGFEDGLFEAWRKDEDFVLNRPERQGATVLVTGPEFGTGSSREHAVWALQNYGFQAVISSRFADIFRGNSLKNGLLTVLLPQETVEALWALVEADPTAEITVDLEAREVRAEGITASFELDDNVRWRLLNGLDDISITLQNEGDIAAFEGTRPAFKPRTLPAA; from the coding sequence ATGGAGAAGTTCACCACCCACACCGGCCGCGCCGTCCCGCTGCGCCGCTCGAACGTGGACACCGACCAGATCATCCCGGCGCACTGGCTGAAGAAGGTCACCCGCTCCGGCTTCGAGGACGGCCTGTTCGAGGCCTGGCGCAAGGACGAGGACTTCGTCCTCAACCGCCCCGAGCGGCAGGGCGCCACCGTCCTGGTGACCGGCCCCGAGTTCGGCACCGGCTCCTCCCGCGAGCACGCCGTCTGGGCGCTGCAGAACTACGGCTTCCAGGCGGTCATCTCCTCCCGCTTCGCCGACATCTTCCGCGGCAACTCGCTGAAGAACGGCCTGCTGACGGTCCTCCTCCCGCAGGAGACCGTGGAGGCGCTGTGGGCGCTGGTCGAGGCGGACCCGACCGCCGAGATCACCGTCGACCTGGAGGCCCGCGAGGTGCGCGCCGAGGGCATCACGGCCTCGTTCGAACTGGACGACAACGTCCGCTGGCGCCTGCTGAACGGCCTGGACGACATCTCCATCACCCTTCAGAACGAGGGCGACATCGCGGCGTTCGAAGGCACCCGGCCCGCGTTCAAGCCGCGCACTCTGCCGGCCGCCTGA
- a CDS encoding HU family DNA-binding protein, whose product MNKAQLVEAVAEQLGGRKAAAEAVDAVLDTMVRAVVAGDRVSVTGFGTFEKVERSARFARNPQTGERVKVKKTSVPRFRPGQGFKDLVSGSKKLPKEGPSVKKAPKGSLTPGKSGVAATPAAKRAATKRAAAAAAPATKKAAAAKKTTTATAAKKATAVKKTTATKTTAAKTTAAKTTAAKTTAAKTTAAKTTAAKKAAPAKTAAAAKKAAPAKKTATTAKKTAPAKKTATRKTAARKSTAK is encoded by the coding sequence GTGAACAAGGCTCAGCTTGTCGAAGCGGTGGCCGAGCAGCTGGGCGGTCGCAAGGCTGCCGCAGAGGCCGTCGACGCAGTGCTCGACACCATGGTGCGTGCCGTCGTGGCGGGTGACCGCGTGTCGGTCACCGGTTTCGGCACCTTCGAGAAGGTGGAGCGCTCGGCGCGCTTCGCCCGCAACCCGCAGACCGGCGAGCGCGTGAAGGTCAAGAAGACCTCGGTGCCGCGGTTCCGTCCGGGCCAGGGCTTCAAGGACCTCGTCTCCGGCAGCAAGAAGCTGCCGAAGGAGGGCCCGTCCGTCAAGAAGGCGCCCAAGGGCTCCCTCACCCCGGGCAAGTCCGGTGTCGCCGCCACCCCCGCCGCCAAGCGTGCCGCCACCAAGCGCGCCGCGGCCGCCGCCGCCCCGGCCACCAAGAAGGCCGCCGCCGCGAAGAAGACCACCACCGCCACCGCCGCGAAGAAGGCGACCGCGGTCAAGAAGACCACGGCCACCAAGACCACCGCCGCGAAGACCACGGCCGCGAAGACGACCGCCGCGAAGACCACGGCGGCCAAGACCACCGCGGCCAAGACCACCGCGGCGAAGAAGGCCGCTCCGGCCAAGACCGCCGCCGCCGCCAAGAAGGCCGCTCCGGCGAAGAAGACCGCGACCACCGCGAAGAAGACCGCTCCGGCGAAGAAGACCGCCACGCGCAAGACCGCCGCGCGCAAGTCGACCGCCAAGTAG
- a CDS encoding Lrp/AsnC ligand binding domain-containing protein: protein MVQAYILIQTEVGKATAVAQSITKIQGVVTAEDVTGPYDVIVRAEADSIDDLGRLVVAQVQQVEGITRTLTCPVVRL, encoded by the coding sequence GTGGTCCAGGCGTACATCCTGATTCAGACCGAGGTGGGCAAGGCCACCGCGGTGGCGCAGTCCATCACCAAGATCCAGGGCGTGGTCACCGCCGAGGACGTCACCGGCCCGTACGACGTGATCGTGCGCGCCGAGGCCGACTCGATCGACGACCTGGGCCGGCTGGTGGTGGCGCAGGTCCAGCAGGTCGAGGGCATCACGCGGACGCTGACCTGTCCGGTGGTCCGGCTGTAG
- a CDS encoding DUF3515 domain-containing protein, with translation MVRSVLSRLPAPVRWLAPPAALLGCTVLLVTAWSSPEDVAPPVPRASAVAACEALDRALPAKVLGHERQDPSPASPYTAAWGSSPRTVLRCGIERPDYLDDDPLKQSPEVNGVQFGMGPDGGGGYYFVTTLRRAYVEIHVPKGAYPGPLDPLNSLTDAIAATVPPGL, from the coding sequence GTGGTCCGATCCGTTCTGAGCCGACTGCCCGCGCCGGTGCGCTGGCTCGCGCCCCCCGCCGCCCTGCTGGGCTGCACGGTCCTGCTGGTGACCGCGTGGTCCTCGCCCGAGGATGTCGCGCCGCCGGTGCCGCGCGCGTCGGCGGTGGCCGCGTGCGAGGCGCTGGACCGGGCGCTGCCCGCGAAGGTGCTCGGCCATGAGCGCCAGGACCCCTCCCCCGCCTCGCCGTACACGGCGGCCTGGGGCAGTTCGCCGCGCACCGTGCTGCGCTGCGGCATCGAGCGGCCCGACTACCTGGACGACGACCCGCTGAAGCAGTCCCCCGAGGTCAACGGCGTGCAGTTCGGCATGGGCCCGGACGGTGGGGGCGGCTACTACTTCGTCACCACGCTGCGCCGGGCGTACGTGGAGATCCACGTGCCGAAGGGCGCGTACCCGGGCCCCCTGGACCCGCTGAACTCGCTGACCGACGCCATCGCGGCGACGGTCCCCCCCGGCCTGTAG
- a CDS encoding lysophospholipid acyltransferase family protein, which yields MARRSNARFGNPDYGIWYRFAAVLVKPVTLALATRDWRGWEHLPEKGGFIAAVNHNSVIDPVFYAHWQYNSGRPPRILGKSSLFSIPFIGFMLRKTGQIPVFRESTDAAEAFRAAIDAIDRGQCVQFYPEGTLTRDPELWPMTGKSGAARVALMTGAPVIPVAHWGAHEIIPPYGRGGGAKYRPFPRHKVIVAAGPAVDLSKYQGQELTAQVLRDATEDILDAITEVLEGIRGEKAPAERYDMRRAARERAAAAEAKKDRAEGGR from the coding sequence GTGGCGCGCCGCTCTAACGCCAGGTTCGGCAATCCCGACTACGGGATCTGGTACCGCTTCGCGGCCGTGCTCGTGAAGCCGGTGACCCTCGCCCTGGCGACGCGGGACTGGCGCGGCTGGGAGCACCTGCCCGAGAAGGGCGGGTTCATCGCCGCGGTGAACCACAACTCGGTCATCGACCCGGTGTTCTACGCGCACTGGCAGTACAACAGCGGCCGACCGCCGCGGATCCTCGGCAAGTCCTCGCTGTTCTCGATCCCGTTCATCGGGTTCATGCTGCGCAAGACCGGCCAGATCCCGGTGTTCCGCGAGTCGACCGACGCGGCCGAGGCGTTCCGCGCCGCGATCGACGCGATCGACCGCGGCCAGTGCGTGCAGTTCTACCCGGAGGGCACGCTCACCCGGGATCCGGAGCTGTGGCCGATGACCGGCAAGAGCGGCGCCGCCCGGGTCGCGCTGATGACCGGCGCGCCGGTGATCCCGGTGGCGCACTGGGGCGCGCACGAGATCATCCCGCCGTACGGGCGCGGCGGCGGTGCCAAGTACCGGCCGTTCCCGCGGCACAAGGTGATCGTGGCGGCGGGCCCGGCGGTCGACCTGTCCAAGTACCAGGGGCAGGAGCTCACCGCGCAGGTGCTGCGGGACGCCACCGAGGACATCCTGGACGCCATCACCGAGGTGCTGGAGGGGATCCGCGGGGAGAAGGCGCCCGCCGAGCGGTACGACATGCGCAGGGCGGCCCGGGAACGGGCGGCCGCGGCGGAGGCGAAGAAGGACCGGGCGGAGGGCGGCCGATGA
- a CDS encoding NAD(P)H-dependent glycerol-3-phosphate dehydrogenase: MTRCAVMGTGSWGTAFAMILADAGCEVVLWGRRKELVDAIDRDHVNPDYLPNLRLPESIRATTDPAEALAGADFAVLSVPSQTLRDNLAHWAPLLGPRTVLVSLMKGIELGTAKRMSEVVQEVAGVGPERVAVVSGPNLAGEIANRQPAATVVACTDEAVAKRFQTACHTPYFRPYTNTDVIGCELGGAVKNVIGLAVGMANGMGLGDNTKATLITRGLAETTRLGLALGADAHTFAGLAGMGDLVATCSSPLSRNNTFGTNLGRGMTLAETIAATSQTAEGVKSCESVLDLARRNGVDMPIVEAVVDVVHNGRPTQEVLKGLMARSAKPERR, encoded by the coding sequence ATGACCCGCTGCGCCGTGATGGGCACCGGCTCCTGGGGCACCGCGTTCGCGATGATCCTGGCCGACGCCGGCTGCGAGGTGGTCCTGTGGGGCCGCCGCAAGGAACTGGTCGACGCGATCGACCGGGACCACGTCAACCCGGACTACCTGCCGAACCTGCGGCTGCCGGAGTCGATCCGGGCCACCACCGACCCGGCCGAGGCGCTGGCCGGCGCGGACTTCGCGGTGCTCTCGGTGCCGTCCCAGACGCTGCGCGACAACCTCGCGCACTGGGCGCCGCTGCTGGGCCCCCGGACCGTGCTGGTCTCGCTGATGAAGGGCATCGAGCTCGGCACCGCGAAGCGGATGAGCGAGGTCGTCCAGGAGGTCGCCGGGGTCGGCCCGGAGCGGGTCGCGGTGGTCTCCGGACCCAACCTGGCCGGCGAGATCGCCAACCGGCAGCCCGCCGCCACCGTGGTCGCGTGCACCGACGAGGCGGTCGCCAAGCGCTTCCAGACCGCCTGCCACACCCCGTACTTCCGCCCGTACACCAACACCGACGTGATCGGCTGCGAGCTCGGCGGCGCGGTGAAGAACGTGATCGGCCTGGCGGTCGGCATGGCCAACGGCATGGGCCTGGGCGACAACACCAAGGCCACCCTGATCACCCGCGGCCTGGCCGAGACCACCCGGCTGGGGCTGGCGCTCGGCGCCGACGCGCACACCTTCGCGGGCCTGGCCGGCATGGGCGACCTGGTGGCCACCTGCTCCTCGCCGCTGTCGCGCAACAACACCTTCGGCACCAATCTCGGTCGCGGCATGACGCTGGCCGAGACGATCGCCGCAACCAGCCAGACCGCGGAGGGCGTCAAGTCCTGCGAGTCGGTGCTCGACCTGGCCCGGCGCAACGGCGTCGACATGCCGATCGTCGAGGCCGTGGTCGACGTCGTGCACAACGGCCGGCCCACCCAGGAGGTGCTCAAGGGCCTCATGGCCCGTTCGGCCAAGCCGGAGCGCCGGTGA
- a CDS encoding ATP-dependent 6-phosphofructokinase: MRIGVLTSGGDCPGLNAVIRSVVHRGTDVHGDEIIGIEDGFLGLIEGRARPISHDDVTGLLTLGGTVLGSARVRRERIRWAVDNAAELARGLDIDALIAIGGEGTLTAAKLFSDAGLPVVGVPKTIDNDIDATDVTFGFDTAVHVATEAIDRLKTTAESHQRVMVVELMGRHTGWITLTAGVAGGAHGILIPEKPFDIEAVARMVEERFRRGKKFAIIAVAEGAEPAPGTLRFERGQVDQYGHRTFGGIGNRLAHELEDILGTEARPVILGHTQRGGTPTARDRVLASRFGWHAVEAVHKGAFGHFTALRGNDVELVPIADAVVQLKTVPEDRWAESEAVL, from the coding sequence ATGCGAATCGGCGTCCTGACCAGCGGCGGTGACTGCCCGGGCCTCAACGCGGTGATCCGGTCCGTGGTGCACCGCGGCACCGACGTCCACGGCGACGAGATCATCGGCATCGAGGACGGCTTCCTCGGCCTGATCGAGGGCCGGGCCCGGCCGATCTCGCACGACGACGTGACCGGTCTGCTCACCCTGGGCGGCACCGTCCTCGGCTCGGCCCGGGTCCGGCGCGAGCGGATCCGCTGGGCCGTCGACAACGCCGCCGAACTCGCCCGGGGCCTGGACATCGACGCGCTGATCGCGATCGGCGGCGAGGGCACGCTGACCGCGGCCAAGCTGTTCAGCGACGCCGGACTGCCGGTCGTCGGCGTGCCGAAGACCATCGACAACGACATCGACGCCACCGACGTCACCTTCGGCTTCGACACCGCCGTGCACGTCGCCACCGAGGCGATCGACCGGCTCAAGACCACCGCCGAGTCCCACCAGCGGGTGATGGTGGTGGAGCTGATGGGTCGGCACACCGGCTGGATCACGCTGACCGCGGGCGTGGCCGGCGGCGCCCACGGCATCCTCATCCCGGAGAAGCCGTTCGACATCGAGGCGGTCGCCAGGATGGTCGAGGAACGCTTCCGGCGCGGCAAGAAGTTCGCCATCATCGCGGTCGCCGAGGGCGCCGAGCCGGCGCCCGGCACGCTGCGCTTCGAGCGCGGCCAGGTCGACCAGTACGGCCACCGGACCTTCGGCGGCATCGGCAACCGGCTCGCCCACGAGCTGGAGGACATCCTCGGCACGGAGGCCCGTCCGGTCATCCTCGGCCACACCCAGCGCGGCGGCACCCCCACCGCCCGCGACCGCGTCCTCGCCAGCCGGTTCGGCTGGCACGCCGTCGAGGCCGTCCACAAGGGCGCCTTCGGCCACTTCACCGCGCTGCGCGGCAACGACGTCGAGCTGGTGCCGATCGCCGACGCGGTGGTGCAGTTGAAGACGGTGCCCGAGGACCGCTGGGCGGAATCCGAAGCCGTGCTGTGA
- a CDS encoding thiamine-phosphate kinase: MQGTVGELGEFGLIRELTARLPLTPAVDLGPGDDAAVVKAPDGRVVATTDVLIEGRHFRRDWSTAYDVGRKSAAQNLADVAAMGAVPTAILLGLVAPADLPTTWATELMDGLRDECQVAGATVVGGDVVRGDTITLAITALGDLQGRAPVVRSGAQVGDVVAVTGWLGWSAAGLTVLQRGFRSPRAFVEAHRRPEPPYHAGPAGADLGATAMVDVSDGLVADLGHVAKASGVDIDLHAADFDVPAQMADIGQAVGVDPLVWVLSGGEDHAIVATFPKTVQLPARWRVVGEVVRTADPARGGRVTVDGAPWDRAGGWDHFGSE; this comes from the coding sequence ATGCAGGGGACCGTGGGCGAGCTCGGTGAGTTCGGCCTCATCCGGGAGCTGACCGCCCGGCTGCCGCTGACCCCGGCCGTCGACCTCGGGCCGGGCGACGACGCCGCCGTGGTGAAGGCCCCGGACGGTCGGGTGGTCGCCACCACCGACGTGCTGATCGAGGGTCGGCACTTCCGCCGGGACTGGTCCACCGCGTACGACGTGGGCCGCAAGTCCGCCGCGCAGAACCTCGCCGACGTGGCGGCGATGGGCGCGGTGCCCACCGCGATCCTGCTCGGCCTGGTCGCGCCCGCCGACCTGCCCACCACCTGGGCCACCGAGCTGATGGACGGGCTGCGCGACGAGTGCCAGGTGGCCGGCGCCACCGTGGTCGGCGGGGACGTGGTCCGCGGCGACACCATCACGCTGGCGATCACCGCGCTCGGCGACCTGCAGGGCCGGGCGCCGGTGGTGCGCAGCGGCGCGCAGGTCGGCGACGTGGTGGCGGTGACCGGCTGGCTGGGCTGGTCGGCCGCCGGGCTGACCGTGCTGCAGCGCGGCTTCCGCTCGCCGCGCGCGTTCGTGGAGGCGCACCGCCGGCCCGAGCCGCCGTACCACGCGGGCCCGGCCGGGGCCGACCTCGGCGCCACCGCGATGGTGGACGTCAGCGACGGCCTGGTCGCCGACCTCGGCCACGTCGCCAAGGCCAGCGGGGTGGACATCGACCTGCACGCAGCCGACTTCGACGTGCCTGCCCAGATGGCGGACATCGGCCAGGCCGTGGGCGTGGATCCGCTTGTATGGGTGCTCTCCGGCGGGGAGGACCACGCGATCGTGGCGACCTTCCCGAAGACCGTCCAGCTGCCGGCCCGCTGGCGGGTGGTCGGCGAGGTGGTCCGGACCGCCGACCCCGCGCGCGGGGGCCGCGTCACCGTCGACGGCGCCCCCTGGGACCGCGCGGGCGGCTGGGACCACTTCGGCTCGGAGTAG
- the leuC gene encoding 3-isopropylmalate dehydratase large subunit, which translates to MGRTLAEKVWDDHVVRRAEGEPDLLYIDLHLLHEVTSPQAFDGLRLAGRKVRRTDLTIATEDHNTPTLDIDKPIADPVSRVQLETLRRNAEEFGVRIHSLGDVEQGVVHVVGPQLGLTQPGTTVVCGDSHTSTHGAFGALAFGIGTSQVEHVLATQTLPLAPFKTMAITVEGELPEGVTAKDLILAIITKIGTGGGQGYVLEYRGSAIRSLSMEARMTICNMSIEAGARAGMIAPDQTTFDYLQGRPHAPQGEDWDAAVEYWRTLTTDEDAVFDAEVFIDANELTPFVTWGTNPGQGAPLGANVPSPDDFEDPQEKIAAENALKYMGLEAGTPLREVKVDAVFVGSCTNGRIEDLRAAAAILEGRQIAEGLRMLVVPGSVRVALQAVEEGLDKVFTAAGAEWRHAGCSMCLGMNPDQLAPGERCASTSNRNFEGRQGKGGRTHLVSPQVAAATALVGRLAAPSDLTDRVAVEA; encoded by the coding sequence ATGGGACGGACACTGGCAGAGAAGGTCTGGGACGACCACGTCGTCAGGCGCGCCGAGGGCGAGCCCGACCTGCTCTACATCGACCTGCACCTGCTGCACGAGGTGACCAGCCCGCAGGCGTTCGACGGCCTCCGTCTGGCCGGCCGGAAGGTCCGCCGGACCGATCTGACGATCGCCACCGAGGACCACAACACCCCGACCCTGGACATCGACAAGCCGATCGCCGACCCGGTCTCCCGGGTCCAGCTGGAGACGCTGCGCAGGAACGCCGAGGAGTTCGGCGTGCGCATCCACTCGCTGGGCGACGTCGAGCAGGGCGTGGTCCACGTGGTCGGCCCGCAGCTGGGCCTGACCCAGCCCGGCACCACCGTGGTCTGCGGCGACTCCCACACCTCCACCCACGGCGCCTTCGGCGCACTGGCCTTCGGCATCGGCACCAGCCAGGTCGAGCACGTGCTGGCCACCCAGACGCTGCCGCTGGCCCCGTTCAAGACCATGGCCATCACGGTCGAGGGCGAGCTGCCCGAGGGCGTCACCGCCAAGGACCTGATCCTGGCCATCATCACCAAGATCGGCACCGGCGGCGGCCAGGGCTACGTCCTGGAGTACCGCGGCTCGGCTATCCGCAGCCTCTCCATGGAGGCCCGGATGACCATCTGCAACATGTCCATCGAGGCGGGCGCCCGGGCCGGCATGATCGCCCCGGACCAGACCACCTTCGACTACCTCCAGGGCCGTCCGCACGCCCCCCAGGGCGAGGACTGGGACGCCGCCGTCGAGTACTGGCGCACCCTGACCACCGACGAGGACGCGGTCTTCGACGCCGAGGTCTTCATCGACGCGAACGAGCTGACCCCGTTCGTCACCTGGGGCACCAACCCGGGCCAGGGCGCGCCGCTGGGCGCCAACGTGCCGAGCCCCGACGACTTCGAGGACCCGCAGGAGAAGATCGCCGCGGAGAACGCCCTCAAGTACATGGGCCTGGAGGCCGGCACCCCGCTGCGCGAGGTCAAGGTCGACGCCGTCTTCGTCGGCTCCTGCACCAACGGCCGGATCGAGGACCTGCGCGCCGCCGCGGCGATCCTGGAGGGCCGGCAGATCGCCGAGGGCCTGCGGATGCTGGTCGTCCCCGGCTCGGTGCGGGTCGCCCTGCAGGCCGTCGAGGAGGGCCTGGACAAGGTCTTCACCGCCGCGGGGGCCGAGTGGCGCCACGCCGGCTGCTCGATGTGCCTGGGCATGAACCCGGACCAGCTGGCCCCGGGCGAGCGCTGCGCCTCCACCTCGAACCGCAACTTCGAGGGCCGCCAGGGCAAGGGTGGCCGCACCCACCTGGTCTCCCCCCAGGTGGCCGCCGCCACCGCGCTGGTGGGCCGTCTGGCCGCACCGTCCGACCTGACCGACCGCGTCGCCGTGGAGGCCTGA